One stretch of Bacillus spongiae DNA includes these proteins:
- a CDS encoding phosphoglycerate kinase, with product MNKQSVKDVDVKGKRVFCRVDFNVPMKDGVITDETRIRAALPTIQYLVEQGAKVILASHLGRPKGQVVEELRLTPVAKRLAEHLDTNVRKADEAFGETVKAEIASMQDGDVLLLENVRFYPGETKNDSELAKNFADLADLYVNDAFGAAHRAHASTAGIAEHLPAVAGFLLEKELEVLGKALSNPERPFTAIIGGAKVKDKIGVIENLLDKVDNLIIGGGLAYTFVKAKGHEVGKSLLEEDKIDLANEFMTKAREKGVKFYMPVDVIVADDFSDSANQKIVPIEEIPAEWEALDIGPKTQELYSGVIKESKLVIWNGPMGVFELESFAGGTKAVGQALADSTDTYSVIGGGDSAAAVEKFGIANKMSHISTGGGASLEFMEGKDLPGVVALNDK from the coding sequence ATGAACAAACAGAGTGTTAAAGATGTTGATGTAAAAGGAAAACGTGTATTTTGCCGAGTGGACTTTAACGTACCAATGAAAGATGGTGTGATTACAGACGAAACTCGTATACGAGCAGCATTACCAACGATCCAATATTTAGTTGAACAAGGAGCGAAAGTGATTTTAGCTAGCCACCTTGGCCGTCCAAAAGGACAAGTGGTGGAAGAGCTTCGTTTAACACCAGTTGCCAAACGATTAGCTGAGCACCTTGATACAAATGTAAGAAAAGCAGATGAAGCATTCGGTGAAACGGTAAAAGCTGAAATTGCTTCAATGCAAGATGGAGATGTACTGCTTCTAGAAAATGTACGCTTCTATCCTGGTGAAACAAAAAATGATTCTGAACTAGCGAAGAACTTCGCTGATTTAGCAGACCTTTATGTGAATGATGCATTTGGAGCTGCACACCGCGCTCATGCTTCAACGGCGGGGATTGCAGAGCATTTGCCTGCTGTTGCTGGTTTCTTATTAGAGAAAGAGCTTGAAGTACTTGGTAAAGCATTATCAAATCCAGAGCGACCTTTTACCGCGATTATCGGTGGGGCAAAGGTAAAGGATAAAATTGGTGTAATTGAAAACCTTTTAGATAAAGTAGATAATTTAATTATTGGCGGTGGATTAGCCTACACCTTTGTGAAAGCGAAAGGCCATGAAGTCGGCAAATCTTTACTTGAAGAAGACAAAATTGATTTAGCAAATGAATTTATGACAAAGGCTAGAGAAAAAGGCGTTAAGTTTTATATGCCTGTTGATGTCATTGTTGCTGATGATTTCTCTGATTCAGCGAACCAAAAGATTGTTCCAATTGAAGAAATTCCTGCAGAGTGGGAAGCTCTCGATATTGGACCGAAAACACAAGAGCTTTATTCTGGAGTAATTAAAGAATCTAAGCTAGTGATTTGGAATGGGCCAATGGGTGTATTTGAGCTAGAATCGTTTGCTGGTGGAACAAAAGCTGTAGGTCAAGCGTTAGCTGATTCGACAGATACATATTCTGTCATTGGTGGTGGAGATTCAGCTGCGGCTGTTGAAAAATTTGGTATAGCCAATAAAATGAGTCATATTTCAACTGGTGGTGGAGCATCTCTAGAATTTATGGAAGGGAAAGACCTTCCAGGCGTCGTAGCCCTAAACGATAAGTAA
- the tpiA gene encoding triose-phosphate isomerase — MRKPIIAGNWKMHKTMEEAKAFAEEVNGLAPSKDRIDAVICSPALFLERLVEITKEYNIEIGAQNMHYEESGAFTGEVSPTALADLGVQYVILGHSERREMFNETDEAVNKKTIAAFKHDLTPIVCVGETLAERENDQTMTIVGDQVKKALIGLSEDQVKKTVIAYEPIWAIGTGKSSTAADANEVCAYIRKVVATEFTQEAADALRIQYGGSVKPANIQEYMAQPDIDGALVGGASLEPKSYVQLLEAGSHE; from the coding sequence ATGCGCAAACCAATCATTGCAGGAAACTGGAAAATGCATAAAACGATGGAGGAAGCAAAAGCTTTTGCTGAAGAAGTAAACGGGCTTGCTCCTAGTAAAGATCGTATTGATGCGGTCATTTGTTCTCCTGCTCTATTTTTAGAGCGCTTAGTGGAAATCACTAAGGAGTATAATATTGAAATCGGTGCTCAAAATATGCACTATGAAGAAAGTGGAGCTTTTACGGGTGAAGTTAGCCCAACAGCTTTAGCAGACTTAGGTGTTCAATATGTAATTCTTGGCCATTCAGAACGACGTGAGATGTTCAATGAAACGGATGAAGCTGTGAACAAAAAAACAATTGCTGCGTTTAAGCATGATTTAACACCAATTGTTTGTGTAGGTGAAACATTGGCAGAGCGTGAAAATGATCAAACGATGACGATTGTTGGCGATCAAGTGAAAAAAGCCCTTATTGGATTATCGGAAGATCAAGTAAAGAAAACCGTTATTGCGTATGAGCCTATTTGGGCAATTGGAACTGGAAAATCTTCTACAGCAGCAGATGCAAATGAAGTGTGTGCGTACATTCGTAAAGTCGTTGCAACTGAATTTACACAAGAAGCAGCAGATGCACTTCGTATTCAGTATGGTGGAAGTGTTAAACCAGCAAACATCCAAGAATATATGGCGCAGCCAGATATTGATGGTGCCTTAGTGGGTGGGGCGAGCTTAGAGCCGAAATCTTATGTTCAATTACTGGAGGCAGGTTCTCATGAGTAA
- the gpmI gene encoding 2,3-bisphosphoglycerate-independent phosphoglycerate mutase, whose amino-acid sequence MSKAPVALIILDGFAFRDEVKGNAVTQANKPNFDRYWETFPHNTLKASGEAVGLPEGQMGNSEVGHLNIGAGRVVYQSLTRVNVAIREGEFEQNETFQAAMEHAKVKKKALHLIGLLSDGGVHSHINHMYALLKLAKAEGVEKVYVHGFLDGRDVGPQTAEKYIREAEQQMKEIGVGEFASISGRYYSMDRDKRWDRVEKSYRSMVYGEGPSYTTALEVVEDSYQNGIYDEFVIPSVITKENGEPVATIQDEDAVIFYNFRPDRAIQISNTFTNLDFRSFDRGEKHPKDLHFVCFTHFSETVKGYVAFKPVNLDNTLGEVLAQNNMKQLRIAETEKYPHVTFFMSGGREAEFPGETRILIDSPKVATYDLKPEMSAYEVTDALLSEIANDKHDAIILNFANPDMVGHSGMLEPTIKAIEAVDECLGKIVDAILEKGGSAIITADHGNADEVMTLEGAPMTAHTTNPVPVIVTKKGLDIRDGGILGDLAPTVLDLLNVNKPTEMTGKSLIKK is encoded by the coding sequence ATGAGTAAAGCCCCAGTAGCCCTAATTATTTTAGATGGTTTTGCTTTTCGCGACGAGGTGAAAGGAAATGCTGTTACTCAAGCGAATAAGCCTAACTTTGACCGCTACTGGGAGACATTTCCTCACAATACGTTAAAAGCTTCTGGTGAAGCAGTAGGATTACCTGAAGGACAAATGGGGAATTCCGAAGTAGGTCATTTAAATATTGGTGCTGGTCGCGTTGTATATCAAAGCTTAACTAGGGTAAATGTTGCCATTCGTGAAGGTGAATTTGAGCAAAATGAAACGTTTCAAGCAGCAATGGAGCATGCAAAAGTAAAGAAAAAGGCTCTTCACCTAATAGGATTACTTTCAGATGGTGGAGTTCATAGCCATATCAATCATATGTATGCCCTCTTAAAGCTAGCGAAAGCAGAGGGTGTTGAAAAGGTCTATGTACACGGCTTTTTAGACGGACGTGATGTTGGTCCTCAGACAGCTGAAAAGTATATTCGTGAAGCTGAACAACAAATGAAAGAAATTGGTGTGGGAGAGTTTGCTTCCATTTCTGGTCGATATTATTCAATGGACCGTGATAAGCGTTGGGATCGTGTAGAGAAATCTTATCGTAGCATGGTATACGGCGAAGGTCCGTCCTACACTACGGCTTTGGAAGTAGTAGAGGATTCTTATCAAAATGGAATTTATGATGAATTTGTGATACCGTCTGTGATTACGAAAGAAAATGGAGAGCCTGTTGCAACGATTCAGGATGAAGATGCAGTAATTTTCTATAACTTCCGTCCAGACCGTGCGATTCAAATATCAAATACATTTACAAATCTTGATTTCCGTTCATTTGATCGAGGTGAAAAACACCCGAAGGATCTTCATTTCGTCTGCTTTACTCACTTCAGTGAAACGGTTAAAGGCTATGTAGCATTTAAGCCAGTTAACCTGGATAATACACTAGGGGAAGTATTAGCTCAAAATAATATGAAGCAGCTTAGAATTGCTGAGACGGAAAAATATCCGCATGTTACATTCTTCATGAGCGGAGGACGTGAAGCGGAATTTCCAGGTGAAACAAGAATTTTAATTGATTCACCTAAGGTAGCAACTTATGATTTGAAACCGGAGATGAGTGCTTACGAGGTGACGGATGCCCTATTAAGTGAAATTGCGAATGATAAGCATGATGCGATCATTTTAAATTTTGCCAACCCTGATATGGTTGGTCACTCGGGTATGTTAGAACCAACGATAAAAGCGATTGAAGCTGTTGATGAATGTCTAGGGAAAATAGTTGATGCTATTTTGGAAAAAGGTGGATCTGCTATTATCACTGCTGACCACGGAAATGCTGATGAAGTGATGACGTTAGAGGGTGCACCGATGACGGCTCATACGACAAATCCAGTTCCCGTTATTGTGACGAAAAAAGGATTGGACATTCGCGATGGTGGAATTCTTGGAGACCTTGCTCCTACTGTTCTAGATTTATTAAATGTTAATAAGCCAACCGAAATGACTGGAAAATCATTAATAAAAAAATAA
- the eno gene encoding phosphopyruvate hydratase, translating to MPFITEVYAREVLDSRGNPTIEVEVYTQSGAFGRALVPSGASTGEYEAVELRDGDKGRYLGKGVQKAVENVNEVIAEELIGFDVTDQVGIDKAMIELDGTENKGKLGANAILGVSMAAARAAADLLGLELYQYLGGFNTKQLPVPMMNIVNGGEHADNNVDIQEFMVMPVGAPTFKEALRIGAEIFHSLKSVLKDKGYNTAVGDEGGFAPNLKSNEEALSTIIEAIENAGYKPGEEVLLAMDVASSELFNKEDGKYHLSGEGVVRTSEEMVDWYEEMVNKYPIISIEDGLDENDWKGHKLLTDRIGHKVQLVGDDLFVTNTAKLSQGIEQGVGNSILVKVNQIGTLTETFDAIEMAKRAGYTAVISHRSGETEDSTIADIAVATNAGQIKTGAPSRTDRVAKYNQLLRIEDQLADTAQYLGAKTFYNLK from the coding sequence ATGCCATTTATTACAGAAGTATATGCACGTGAAGTATTAGATTCTCGTGGTAACCCAACAATTGAAGTAGAAGTGTACACTCAATCTGGTGCATTTGGTCGTGCACTTGTCCCAAGTGGAGCATCAACTGGTGAGTATGAGGCCGTTGAATTACGCGATGGTGATAAGGGACGTTATTTAGGTAAAGGTGTTCAAAAAGCGGTAGAAAACGTAAACGAAGTGATTGCAGAAGAGTTAATCGGCTTCGATGTGACGGATCAAGTAGGAATCGATAAAGCAATGATCGAGCTTGATGGTACAGAAAACAAAGGGAAGTTAGGAGCAAATGCAATCCTAGGTGTTTCCATGGCAGCAGCTCGTGCAGCAGCAGATCTATTAGGTCTTGAGCTTTACCAATATCTTGGAGGCTTCAACACTAAACAACTTCCAGTTCCAATGATGAACATTGTCAATGGTGGAGAACACGCTGATAACAATGTGGATATTCAAGAATTTATGGTAATGCCTGTAGGAGCTCCTACGTTTAAAGAAGCTCTTCGTATAGGTGCAGAAATCTTCCATAGCCTAAAATCAGTTCTTAAAGATAAAGGATATAACACAGCGGTAGGTGACGAAGGTGGATTTGCGCCTAACTTAAAATCAAATGAAGAAGCGCTTTCTACAATTATTGAAGCCATTGAAAATGCTGGATATAAACCAGGAGAAGAAGTTCTATTAGCAATGGATGTAGCATCTTCTGAGTTATTTAATAAAGAAGATGGCAAGTATCACCTATCTGGAGAAGGGGTTGTTCGTACTTCTGAAGAAATGGTTGATTGGTACGAAGAAATGGTAAATAAATATCCAATTATCTCAATTGAAGATGGTCTTGATGAGAATGACTGGAAAGGTCATAAACTGTTAACAGATCGTATTGGACACAAAGTTCAGCTTGTTGGTGATGACCTGTTTGTCACAAATACAGCTAAGCTTTCTCAAGGAATTGAGCAAGGTGTAGGAAACTCTATTCTAGTTAAAGTAAACCAAATCGGTACATTAACAGAAACGTTTGATGCGATTGAAATGGCAAAACGCGCTGGTTATACAGCGGTTATTTCTCACCGTTCTGGTGAAACGGAAGATAGCACCATTGCAGACATTGCGGTAGCAACAAATGCTGGTCAAATTAAAACAGGTGCTCCATCTCGTACAGACCGTGTTGCAAAATATAACCAACTTTTACGCATCGAAGATCAATTAGCTGACACAGCACAATACTTAGGTGCAAAAACATTTTATAACTTGAAATAA
- a CDS encoding D-alanyl-D-alanine carboxypeptidase family protein: MKSVRGIVLSSLLLLSGCAVAFSKNVGESEQDSSLPVIAQDGEVVGIAEISATSVQELVDQFYQNLVQETDEYLVVKDFSSKEELVNHLSKYAQREFAEKQVNSLYEEESGQLRLIAQETKQPLQETEEVTLNKISDTEYVATQGNETDLLGVQTVEMVFVYENNKWLISDSKSYPDLADDYMSTLALINKRYFLPSDYVPVELVEPNVPFTFEENLPKKLMVQEAALALEELFSAAKKDGIDLLAVSGYRSYDDQTSIFAWNSNLHGEEEANQFSARPGHSEHQSGLAMDVSSKSVSYALIEEFGETMEGIWIAEHSADYGFIIRYPEGKEEITGYTYEPWHLRFVGKEAAKEIWREEITLEEYLGEM; this comes from the coding sequence ATGAAGTCTGTACGAGGAATCGTATTAAGCTCTTTGTTATTATTATCAGGATGTGCTGTTGCCTTTAGCAAAAATGTAGGTGAAAGCGAACAAGATAGTAGTTTACCTGTCATAGCACAGGATGGAGAAGTAGTGGGCATTGCTGAGATATCCGCAACGTCCGTTCAAGAATTGGTTGATCAGTTTTATCAAAACCTTGTTCAGGAAACAGATGAATACTTAGTAGTAAAGGACTTCTCTTCAAAAGAAGAACTTGTTAATCATCTTTCTAAGTATGCACAAAGAGAGTTTGCCGAGAAACAAGTTAATAGCCTTTATGAAGAAGAGAGCGGTCAATTACGATTAATTGCTCAGGAAACAAAGCAGCCTTTACAAGAGACAGAAGAAGTAACCTTAAACAAAATTAGCGATACGGAATATGTAGCTACTCAAGGAAATGAAACGGATTTATTGGGTGTACAGACTGTCGAAATGGTTTTTGTATATGAAAATAATAAATGGTTAATTTCGGATAGTAAATCTTATCCTGACTTGGCTGATGACTATATGAGTACATTAGCATTAATTAACAAACGCTATTTCCTCCCGTCTGATTATGTTCCAGTAGAATTAGTAGAGCCTAATGTTCCTTTTACATTTGAAGAAAACTTACCGAAAAAACTTATGGTTCAGGAAGCGGCGCTAGCATTAGAGGAGTTATTTTCTGCTGCGAAAAAAGATGGGATTGACCTTTTGGCTGTCTCAGGATATCGTTCATACGACGATCAAACGTCGATTTTTGCTTGGAATTCCAATCTTCATGGAGAAGAAGAAGCCAATCAATTCAGTGCGCGTCCTGGTCATAGTGAACATCAATCAGGCCTAGCCATGGATGTTTCAAGTAAAAGTGTCTCTTATGCATTAATAGAAGAATTTGGTGAAACAATGGAAGGGATATGGATTGCTGAACATAGTGCAGACTACGGATTTATTATTCGTTATCCAGAAGGAAAAGAAGAAATAACCGGGTATACTTATGAGCCTTGGCACCTCCGCTTTGTAGGGAAAGAAGCGGCAAAAGAGATATGGAGAGAAGAAATTACTTTAGAAGAGTATTTGGGGGAAATGTAG
- the secG gene encoding preprotein translocase subunit SecG has product MFAFLVTLLVIDCIALIAVVLLQSGKSAGLSGAISGGAEQLFGKQKARGIDLVLHRVTTVLSVLFFVLTIAVAYFA; this is encoded by the coding sequence ATGTTCGCATTTTTAGTAACATTACTTGTTATTGATTGTATAGCTCTTATTGCTGTAGTTTTACTCCAATCAGGAAAGAGTGCAGGGTTATCAGGTGCCATATCAGGTGGTGCAGAACAACTTTTTGGAAAACAAAAAGCTCGTGGAATTGATTTAGTACTACATCGAGTAACCACTGTACTTTCAGTATTATTCTTTGTTTTAACTATCGCGGTTGCCTACTTTGCTTAA
- a CDS encoding carboxylesterase, with protein MKTVLPKPFTFQAGKRAVLLLHGFTGNSADVRMLGRFLEKNGYSSHAPHYRGHGVPPEELVHFGPHDWWIDVMKGYDYLRSLGYEEIAVAGLSLGGVFSLKLGYTVPVKGIVTMCAPMYIKSEEVMYQGVLDYARSFKKFLGKSPEEIDEEMIEFAKTPMATLKALQQLISDVRQHVDMIYTPTFVLQARHDEMINTNSANIIYNEIESDHKDLKWYEESGHVITLDKEKEQLHIDVLEFLNSLDWKD; from the coding sequence ATGAAAACAGTTTTACCAAAACCATTTACTTTTCAAGCAGGAAAACGAGCAGTATTATTACTTCACGGATTTACAGGTAATTCTGCTGATGTACGGATGCTCGGACGATTTTTAGAAAAAAACGGATATTCATCCCATGCTCCACATTATAGAGGGCATGGAGTACCACCTGAGGAGCTTGTTCATTTTGGACCACATGATTGGTGGATTGACGTCATGAAGGGCTATGACTACCTAAGAAGTCTTGGGTATGAAGAGATTGCGGTGGCAGGTCTATCTTTAGGTGGGGTATTTTCATTGAAATTAGGATACACTGTACCTGTAAAGGGGATTGTTACCATGTGTGCGCCAATGTATATTAAAAGTGAAGAGGTAATGTATCAAGGTGTCTTAGATTATGCTCGATCATTTAAAAAATTCCTCGGCAAGTCTCCAGAAGAAATTGACGAAGAAATGATTGAATTTGCTAAAACACCAATGGCCACATTGAAAGCGTTGCAGCAGTTAATTTCTGATGTTCGTCAGCACGTCGATATGATTTATACACCGACATTTGTTTTACAAGCTAGGCACGATGAAATGATTAATACAAACTCAGCCAATATTATTTACAATGAAATTGAGTCTGATCATAAAGATTTAAAGTGGTATGAAGAATCAGGCCATGTCATCACACTGGATAAAGAAAAAGAGCAGCTTCATATAGATGTACTGGAGTTTTTAAATAGCTTAGATTGGAAGGACTAA
- the rnr gene encoding ribonuclease R: MIKEHVDRLLTYMKEESYKPLTVQELEESLGIEDSSDFKIFVKALVHMEEKGLVVRTRSNRYGLPEKMNLIRGKLTAHAKGFAFVIPEEQGMDDIFIPPSETNNAMHGDIVLVRVAASSSGSRREGSVIRILERGVQKIVGTYTESQHFGFVIPDDKKFASDIFIPKNDNLGAVEGHKVVVELTSYPEGRKSAEGEIIEILGHKNDPGVDILSIIHKHGITVEFPKEVMDQANKAPDEIDPTEIENRRDLRNDTIVTIDGADAKDLDDAVSVVILKNGNYQLSVHIADVSYYVTEGSAIDEEAFERGTSVYLVDRVIPMIPHRLSNGICSLNPKVDRLTLSCQMEIAPDGEVVHHEIFQSVIKTNERMTYSDVNKILVDQDEELIERYNSLVPMFQEMEKLAEILRSKRMNRGAIDFDFKESKVLVDEEGAPLEVVLRERSVAERLIEEFMLAANETVAEHFHWMEVPFIYRIHEDPKEEKLQRFFEFITNFGMVVKGKANAVHPRALQDIIEEVEGKPEEMVVSTMMLRSMQQAKYDEESLGHFGLSTEFYTHFTSPIRRYPDLIVHRLIRTYLIEGKLDDTTQSKWDALMPEIAEHTSSRERRAVDAERETDDLKKTEFMLNKIGEEYEGMISSVTNFGMFVELPNTIEGLVHVSYMTDDYYRYDERHMAMIGERTGNVFRIGDEISVRVVNVNKDERAIDFEIVGMVSNRQPLRGERPKAIRANQKDSSRRRGSGGNHRDNEKQGEWSTRPPKKKKKKKNKRFFENAPAVKRKKKKKR, translated from the coding sequence ATGATTAAAGAGCATGTGGATCGCTTGTTAACCTACATGAAGGAAGAGTCATATAAACCATTAACAGTTCAAGAACTTGAAGAGTCTTTAGGAATTGAAGATTCTTCAGATTTTAAAATTTTTGTTAAAGCGCTCGTTCATATGGAAGAAAAAGGATTAGTGGTCCGTACGAGAAGCAATCGTTATGGCTTACCTGAGAAAATGAATTTAATTAGAGGGAAATTAACGGCTCACGCGAAAGGTTTTGCGTTTGTGATTCCAGAAGAGCAAGGAATGGATGATATTTTTATCCCACCAAGTGAGACGAATAATGCGATGCATGGAGATATCGTTTTAGTGAGGGTTGCTGCTTCCAGTTCGGGTTCAAGGCGTGAAGGGTCTGTTATTCGCATTTTAGAACGAGGAGTTCAAAAAATTGTAGGTACTTATACAGAGAGCCAACATTTTGGCTTTGTGATTCCGGATGATAAGAAATTTGCCAGCGATATTTTTATTCCTAAAAATGATAATTTAGGAGCAGTGGAAGGGCATAAAGTAGTTGTCGAGCTTACGTCTTATCCTGAAGGAAGAAAAAGTGCAGAAGGTGAAATTATCGAGATCTTAGGTCATAAGAATGATCCGGGTGTTGATATCTTATCGATTATACATAAGCATGGAATCACAGTAGAGTTTCCTAAGGAAGTAATGGACCAAGCGAATAAGGCTCCGGATGAAATTGATCCAACGGAAATAGAAAACCGTCGTGATCTCCGTAATGATACGATTGTTACAATCGACGGCGCAGATGCAAAAGACTTAGATGATGCAGTATCTGTCGTGATCTTAAAGAACGGAAATTATCAGCTTTCTGTCCATATAGCTGACGTAAGTTATTATGTTACGGAAGGGTCTGCTATTGACGAAGAAGCATTTGAACGCGGGACGAGTGTGTATTTAGTTGACCGTGTCATTCCCATGATTCCCCATCGTTTATCTAATGGGATTTGTTCTTTAAATCCTAAAGTCGATCGATTAACACTTTCTTGTCAAATGGAAATAGCACCAGATGGAGAAGTTGTTCACCATGAAATATTTCAAAGTGTCATAAAAACGAATGAACGAATGACGTATTCCGATGTAAATAAAATCCTTGTTGATCAAGATGAAGAATTAATTGAACGCTACAATTCGCTTGTTCCGATGTTTCAAGAAATGGAGAAGCTCGCCGAAATTTTACGAAGTAAAAGGATGAACCGTGGAGCAATCGACTTTGATTTTAAAGAATCAAAAGTCCTTGTTGATGAAGAAGGAGCCCCGCTGGAAGTTGTTCTGCGTGAACGGTCAGTAGCCGAAAGGCTAATTGAAGAATTTATGCTAGCAGCGAATGAAACGGTAGCGGAACATTTCCATTGGATGGAAGTTCCCTTTATTTATCGTATACATGAGGATCCGAAGGAAGAGAAATTACAACGCTTTTTCGAATTCATCACAAACTTTGGGATGGTTGTTAAAGGGAAAGCAAACGCTGTACATCCTCGTGCCCTACAAGATATTATTGAAGAAGTCGAAGGGAAGCCAGAGGAAATGGTTGTTTCGACGATGATGCTTCGTTCTATGCAACAAGCAAAATATGACGAAGAAAGTTTGGGCCACTTTGGGTTATCTACAGAATTTTATACTCATTTTACTTCTCCAATTCGTCGTTATCCTGATTTAATCGTTCATCGACTTATTCGTACGTATTTAATCGAAGGAAAGCTAGATGATACTACGCAAAGTAAATGGGACGCTTTAATGCCTGAAATCGCTGAACATACATCAAGTCGAGAACGACGAGCTGTCGATGCAGAGCGTGAAACGGACGATTTGAAAAAAACAGAATTTATGTTAAATAAAATTGGGGAAGAATATGAAGGGATGATTAGTTCTGTCACAAACTTCGGTATGTTTGTAGAACTCCCTAATACCATTGAAGGTCTAGTTCACGTGAGTTATATGACAGACGATTATTACCGATATGATGAACGGCATATGGCGATGATTGGGGAACGGACAGGAAATGTTTTTAGAATTGGCGATGAAATTTCTGTTCGTGTTGTAAACGTAAACAAAGATGAACGAGCGATTGACTTTGAAATTGTTGGAATGGTTAGTAATCGACAACCACTAAGAGGTGAAAGACCAAAAGCCATTCGTGCTAATCAAAAGGATTCAAGCAGAAGGCGTGGTAGCGGGGGAAATCATCGAGATAATGAGAAGCAGGGAGAGTGGTCAACACGACCGCCAAAGAAAAAAAAGAAAAAGAAAAATAAACGATTTTTTGAAAACGCTCCTGCGGTTAAGCGAAAAAAGAAGAAAAAAAGGTAA
- the smpB gene encoding SsrA-binding protein SmpB yields the protein MPKGEGKLIAQNKKARHDYTIEETYEAGIVLQGTEIKSVRAGKVNLKDSYARIEHGEVFIVGMHISPYEQGNRYNHDPLRTRKLLLHRKQIHTLIGDTKEQGYSLIPLKMYIKNGFAKVLLGLARGKKKYDKREDLKKKEANRAIQRALVQKQKGTY from the coding sequence ATGCCAAAAGGAGAAGGCAAACTGATTGCCCAAAATAAAAAAGCTCGCCATGATTATACAATAGAAGAAACGTATGAAGCAGGTATTGTGTTACAAGGAACGGAAATTAAATCTGTGCGAGCGGGAAAAGTCAATCTAAAGGATTCTTATGCTCGAATCGAGCATGGAGAAGTGTTTATTGTAGGCATGCACATTAGCCCGTATGAGCAAGGGAACCGTTACAATCATGATCCATTACGAACGAGAAAGCTATTGCTCCATCGTAAGCAAATTCATACTCTTATTGGGGATACAAAGGAACAAGGTTATTCACTAATACCACTGAAAATGTATATAAAAAATGGATTTGCTAAAGTATTGTTAGGCTTAGCACGCGGTAAAAAGAAGTATGATAAACGTGAAGATTTGAAGAAGAAAGAAGCAAATCGTGCAATTCAACGAGCACTAGTCCAAAAGCAAAAAGGAACCTATTGA